The genomic region AGGGCGTCGTCGAGCTTGCCCTGGGCCAGGTACAGGTCGGCCAGGTTGAACAGGTAGTAACCGGAGTCCGGCACGTCCTGAATCAGCTGGGCGTATACCTTGGTGGCCTGGTCGTACTGCTTCTGCGAGGCATAGGCCTGAGCCAGCAGCAGGTAGTAGTAGGCGTTTTTGGGGTCGAGCCGGACGGCAGCCTGCGCGAAGTTGGTGGCGTCTTTGAGGTTGCCGCTCAGCAGATTGGTTTCTGCTATTTTGTAGCTGATGGCCGCGTTGGTCGGGTTGAGGGCATACGCCTTCAGCAGGCGCTCCAGGGCCTTATTGTAGTCTTCGAGCAGCACGTATTTCACGCCATCCACAAAGAATGATTCGCTCATCTCCCGGTCGCGCTCCGTCAGCTGGCGCTGGCGGCCGGCGGCGTCCAGCTCGGCTCGGCGCGCCAGCTCCTTCCGCTCTTTGCGGGTGAGCTTGCGCGGCTTGATTTCGTCGGCCGGAGCCGGGGTAGCTGACGCAGGACGCTGCTGCGCCTGCCCCACGGAGGGCAGACACAGCAGCGCCAGCAACAGCAAAAAAGAAGGAATGACGCTACGCATGCAGGCAGAAGCGCGGAACAGGTCCGCCGGTCAGAGGAAACAGAAGAACATCAAGGTACCCAAAACGGCGGAATGGCCCCGGGCTTCTGCGTAACGTAAGCGGCTACGAAATTATCATACCCGCAGCGTATTGTAGTCGCCCAGGCTTAGGTCGTCGGGCGTGCCCGTAACGGTGGCGTGGTTGCCGATCATGGAGTTGGCCACGTTGGCGTGCAGTACCGTAGCCGAAGTCTGCACGATGGAGTTCGACACCACCGACGCGCGCACGTTGGAATGGTTGCCCAGCGACACGTGCGGCCCCACCACCGAATCGGTGATGATAACGCCTTCACCCACGTAGACCGGTGGAATCAATACGGAGTTGGTGACCTTGGCAGATTCAGCAACCAGGTTTTCGCCGCGCTCCTGCAGGTACTCCAGGTAGCGCTGGTTGGTGAAGACAGTGGCGTCCTTGTTGCCACAGTCCAGCCATTCCGTCACGCGGCCGGGCACGAACACCGTGCCTTTATTTTTCATGTTTTCGAGGGCATTGGTGAGCTGGTACTCGCCTTTGTCCATGATGTTGTTATCGAGCAGGTACTGCAGCTCGCTGCGCAGGTACTCGCCGTCCTGGAAGTAGTAGATGCCGATGATGGCGAGGTCGGA from Hymenobacter canadensis harbors:
- a CDS encoding sugar nucleotidyltransferase, which translates into the protein MRIIVPMAGMGKRMRPHTLTVPKPLIPIAGKPIVQRLVEDIAKVCGEPVQEVAFIIGRFGAETEKSLVQIAESVGAKGTIHYQDEPLGTAHAILCAQSALTGPVVVAFADTLFKADFTLDSSVPGTIWVQKVEDPKPFGVVKLNEQGQITDFVEKPQEFVSDLAIIGIYYFQDGEYLRSELQYLLDNNIMDKGEYQLTNALENMKNKGTVFVPGRVTEWLDCGNKDATVFTNQRYLEYLQERGENLVAESAKVTNSVLIPPVYVGEGVIITDSVVGPHVSLGNHSNVRASVVSNSIVQTSATVLHANVANSMIGNHATVTGTPDDLSLGDYNTLRV